One Streptomyces sp. SAI-135 DNA segment encodes these proteins:
- a CDS encoding helix-turn-helix transcriptional regulator, protein MSGWQALPDDLPPEVRHFVEQLRRLKDRTGLSLVALGARTAYSKSSWHRYLNAGQPPPRQAVAALCRIAGLDTTDAERLGVRWELAVQAWPRPAAAPARTAEEESASGERYEDDPTLPWWDEPPAERTSGMNRLLLSAALLLVLLLLLGVAGAVASG, encoded by the coding sequence ATGAGTGGCTGGCAGGCGCTGCCCGACGATCTGCCACCGGAGGTGCGGCACTTCGTGGAGCAGCTCAGGCGGCTCAAGGACCGCACGGGGCTCAGCCTCGTCGCGCTCGGCGCCCGCACTGCGTACAGCAAGTCCTCCTGGCACCGCTATCTCAACGCCGGCCAGCCCCCGCCCCGCCAGGCCGTCGCCGCCCTGTGCCGGATCGCGGGCCTCGACACCACCGACGCCGAACGCCTCGGGGTGCGCTGGGAACTGGCGGTCCAGGCCTGGCCCCGCCCGGCGGCGGCCCCCGCGCGGACCGCCGAGGAGGAGAGCGCGAGCGGGGAACGGTACGAGGACGACCCCACGCTGCCGTGGTGGGACGAGCCCCCCGCCGAGCGCACGAGCGGCATGAACCGCCTGCTGCTGTCCGCCGCGCTGCTGCTCGTCCTCCTCCTGCTGCTCGGGGTGGCCGGTGCCGTTGCGTCCGGGTGA